The Rhodopirellula islandica genome includes a region encoding these proteins:
- a CDS encoding DUF58 domain-containing protein, protein MSGRHTSPMRGASVEFAEYRKYVPGDDLRRLDWRAHGRSDRYYVKEFEADTNLRLQLVLDTSGSMEYGSGELNKLQYARRIAAAIGYLAVQQGDAVGLSCVSNGITGHLPPRRNPAHLKTIFDALEETRGQGETHLADVLHELAETTRQAAMVIVISDFFVDPNQLRSCFEHLRFRKHDLSLFHLLDPMELNFEFSRPTRFLDMEGGTAIFAEPSEIADRYHDALQDYLDQLQRIVVSSGVDYHRVSIDQPYPEVLTNFLTRRAMAKGGR, encoded by the coding sequence TCCCGGCGATGACCTGAGACGATTGGACTGGCGAGCACACGGTCGCAGCGATCGCTACTACGTCAAAGAATTCGAAGCCGACACGAACCTGCGTTTGCAATTGGTTTTGGACACCAGCGGTTCGATGGAATACGGCTCCGGCGAACTCAACAAACTGCAGTACGCCCGTCGCATCGCCGCCGCGATTGGATACTTGGCGGTGCAACAGGGCGACGCCGTGGGGCTGTCATGTGTTTCCAATGGCATCACCGGTCACCTGCCTCCACGCCGCAACCCGGCTCACCTCAAAACCATTTTCGATGCCCTCGAAGAAACTCGCGGCCAAGGCGAAACCCATCTCGCCGACGTCTTGCACGAACTGGCCGAAACAACCCGCCAAGCCGCGATGGTGATCGTGATTTCGGACTTCTTTGTCGATCCCAATCAACTGCGAAGTTGCTTCGAACACTTGCGATTTCGCAAACACGATCTATCACTCTTCCATCTGCTCGATCCGATGGAACTGAACTTCGAATTTTCGCGGCCGACACGCTTCCTCGACATGGAAGGTGGCACAGCCATTTTCGCCGAACCCAGTGAGATCGCAGATCGGTATCACGACGCCTTGCAAGACTACCTCGATCAACTGCAACGAATCGTGGTGTCCTCCGGAGTTGACTACCACCGGGTCAGCATCGATCAACCCTATCCGGAAGTGCTGACCAACTTCCTGACGCGTCGCGCCATGGCAAAGGGGGGACGATGA
- a CDS encoding TlpA family protein disulfide reductase encodes MKTIENHDRMKRPTTAVTASMPLLGWILVSLTAPLFTAELLADELSGILRLNNGDYVQGQFSASEMNAEEASPLVNWQHAGFATPFSFPFASLASTTFPPPSEIKATPGQFAFELLNGDRLFGNVVEVGDPLMVSLTGGETSELPLAMVRQIFRWDDSRAMVFQGPGSRDDWESNGQLESWVDSKGTLETSTSMATIFRDLKLPRLARVELDIAWEGKPNFVIAVGVDPESPENTWADAFHIEVWDDDIVAVWEDGSLAGVESIAKLKELGNRLQVTLKIDQANRHVTIESLRGETLTQYTLPIKKPRVAQTGIYFRNIDGTLRIRSLQVLHATDLTPKSNDTAEASENSDEAGIETSVHLTNGEAFQGHWKGIEDNLWQFQAGEEERSIHADQIMVMDLVQNAPEKDSEPELPSLDQLQIRTFDGMRLSGSLQQIDEQSLRVVAEATQGEVEIPISSIDTIDFQASKPSVPPQHGQMRLELEGTRLHGRLLDAEPDTQPTALRFEPSGTTASVMRPNLQGKLVLRPKVETTKSATELRIERLQKIRQTLKKQNAVVRAQNRPAPAIRPAAKPGVWNVFSKVFDPQANLKAIAGRPIYLKTGEVIPGKVISIDEQDVTFESGMTQKTKLPREQIRAIHLNSTGSEPVIDEQERERLLTVPRNRKNSPPTHLLIANNGDMMRCRLVSLTEFAAEVESRLETITIPRNVISQIIWLKPPIDTEKDQEPTDEDASQKIAADETDVDSDALTVQGKMLDGNRLSLVPESVINQTLIGENFFLGPIRLPLANCEELYLGVRNDFELADDPHAIWQLVNAPEPIIGDSGGGDDSMAGTRSPLVGHPAPDFKLKTLDGEPFRIADQTGRTLVLDFWATWCGPCMQAMPVIEEAVAEFDPEQVRLVAVNLQESAEDIRNTLDRIGVSPEVVLDIDGVAAGRYQANAIPQTVVIDAEGTVTRVFVGGGSKLGEQLADAIRETLGKPAKQN; translated from the coding sequence ATGAAAACAATTGAGAATCACGATCGCATGAAACGACCCACCACCGCGGTGACTGCGTCCATGCCCCTGCTGGGATGGATCCTTGTCTCCCTGACCGCACCGTTGTTCACCGCTGAATTGCTCGCCGATGAATTGTCAGGAATCCTCCGCCTGAACAACGGCGACTATGTTCAAGGACAATTCTCGGCCTCCGAAATGAATGCCGAGGAAGCGTCTCCCCTGGTGAACTGGCAACACGCCGGTTTCGCAACTCCGTTTTCATTTCCGTTTGCGTCGTTGGCCTCCACCACCTTCCCGCCTCCATCGGAAATCAAAGCCACTCCAGGGCAATTCGCATTCGAACTGCTCAATGGTGACCGTCTGTTCGGCAACGTTGTCGAGGTAGGCGATCCGTTGATGGTTTCTCTCACCGGTGGAGAAACGTCCGAGTTACCACTCGCCATGGTCCGGCAAATCTTTCGCTGGGATGACAGCCGCGCAATGGTCTTCCAAGGTCCCGGTTCACGCGATGACTGGGAATCAAACGGTCAACTCGAAAGCTGGGTGGATTCCAAAGGCACGCTGGAAACCAGCACCTCGATGGCCACCATTTTTCGTGACCTCAAGCTTCCGCGATTGGCTCGCGTTGAGCTGGACATCGCCTGGGAAGGAAAACCCAACTTTGTGATCGCCGTCGGCGTTGATCCGGAATCGCCTGAAAACACTTGGGCCGATGCATTCCATATCGAAGTTTGGGACGACGACATCGTCGCCGTTTGGGAGGACGGCTCGCTCGCAGGGGTGGAATCGATCGCCAAGCTCAAAGAACTTGGCAACCGGTTGCAGGTGACGTTGAAGATCGACCAAGCCAACCGTCATGTGACGATCGAGTCCCTGCGTGGTGAGACGCTGACGCAGTACACGCTGCCAATCAAAAAGCCACGTGTCGCTCAGACCGGAATCTACTTTCGCAACATCGACGGAACCCTTCGCATCCGTTCCTTGCAAGTTCTGCATGCCACCGACCTGACTCCGAAATCCAATGACACCGCTGAAGCGTCTGAGAACTCCGACGAAGCCGGTATCGAAACGTCGGTCCACCTGACCAACGGTGAGGCCTTTCAAGGACACTGGAAAGGCATCGAAGACAACTTGTGGCAGTTCCAAGCAGGCGAAGAAGAACGCTCCATCCATGCCGATCAAATCATGGTCATGGATCTCGTTCAGAACGCCCCCGAAAAGGATTCGGAACCTGAACTTCCCAGCCTCGATCAATTGCAAATCCGCACCTTTGATGGAATGCGTCTGAGCGGCAGCCTGCAACAAATCGATGAGCAGTCCCTGCGTGTGGTTGCCGAAGCAACGCAGGGCGAAGTCGAGATCCCGATCTCCAGCATCGACACGATCGACTTCCAAGCATCGAAACCAAGCGTCCCGCCCCAGCACGGGCAAATGCGTTTGGAACTCGAAGGCACGCGGCTTCACGGGCGATTGCTCGACGCGGAACCGGACACCCAACCGACAGCTCTTCGGTTCGAACCGTCAGGCACCACCGCGTCTGTCATGCGTCCCAACCTCCAAGGAAAATTGGTTCTGCGTCCGAAAGTGGAAACCACCAAGTCCGCGACGGAACTTCGCATCGAGAGGCTTCAAAAAATTCGCCAAACGCTCAAAAAACAGAACGCAGTGGTTCGGGCTCAAAATCGACCGGCCCCGGCCATCCGGCCAGCCGCAAAGCCTGGGGTTTGGAATGTTTTCAGCAAAGTCTTTGACCCTCAAGCCAATCTCAAAGCGATCGCCGGCAGGCCGATTTATCTGAAGACCGGCGAAGTCATTCCTGGCAAAGTGATTTCAATCGATGAGCAGGACGTCACCTTCGAATCCGGAATGACACAAAAAACCAAGCTGCCTCGTGAACAAATCCGTGCGATCCATCTGAACTCGACCGGATCCGAACCGGTCATCGATGAACAGGAACGCGAGCGATTGCTCACCGTTCCACGCAATCGAAAGAACAGCCCGCCAACCCATCTCTTGATCGCCAACAATGGCGACATGATGCGTTGCCGATTGGTAAGCCTGACGGAATTCGCCGCCGAAGTCGAATCCCGTTTGGAAACGATCACCATTCCGCGCAATGTCATCTCGCAAATCATTTGGTTGAAGCCACCAATCGACACCGAGAAGGACCAAGAACCAACCGACGAGGATGCCTCCCAAAAGATTGCAGCCGACGAAACGGACGTCGATTCGGATGCACTGACGGTGCAAGGCAAGATGCTCGATGGCAATCGTTTGTCGTTGGTGCCCGAAAGCGTTATCAATCAAACCCTGATCGGTGAGAACTTTTTCCTCGGTCCGATTCGCTTGCCGCTTGCCAATTGCGAGGAACTTTATCTCGGCGTGCGAAATGACTTTGAGTTGGCGGATGACCCGCACGCGATTTGGCAGCTCGTGAATGCCCCCGAACCGATCATTGGCGACTCGGGTGGCGGCGACGATTCGATGGCCGGCACGCGATCGCCTCTGGTAGGGCACCCTGCTCCGGACTTCAAACTCAAAACACTCGACGGCGAACCGTTCCGCATCGCCGATCAAACCGGCCGAACACTGGTTCTGGATTTTTGGGCGACCTGGTGCGGTCCATGCATGCAAGCCATGCCGGTGATCGAGGAAGCCGTTGCCGAATTTGATCCCGAACAAGTCCGTTTGGTCGCGGTCAACTTGCAAGAAAGTGCGGAAGATATCCGCAACACGCTGGACCGAATCGGCGTCAGCCCCGAAGTCGTGCTGGACATCGACGGTGTCGCTGCAGGACGCTACCAAGCCAACGCGATTCCTCAGACGGTCGTGATCGACGCAGAAGGCACCGTGACGCGAGTCTTCGTCGGCGGCGGATCGAAGCTGGGCGAACAATTGGCCGACGCCATTCGCGAAACGCTGGGTAAACCAGCAAAACAGAACTGA
- a CDS encoding BatA domain-containing protein: MSFLQPWMLFALPIALLPIIIHLINQRRYQTTQWAAMMFLLAANRMNRGYARIRQWAILALRTLVLLALIIAIGRPLASGSLGGGLVSSLSGGSSANTIVLLDRSPSMNANAAGDSRTKLEAGVAQIAETLQTLGAGRVLLIDSNTVAASDSSPARELASPEELLDLPQTGPSDASADIPAMMLAALDTIQANSMGQTDVWICSDAREHDWQSRDGRWPTLRDALAQFGRRVRFRLLTVAGTDQPNRSIRIDDIALRTEGDERVLTLSGKLQSDSEDSDTSNTPANTSIRMDLDGAESIVELPLDSGSGEFTDLRVPLDREQERGLGHVSLPADGNNADNTYYFVFDQPPPRKTVVVSSNEDVANVLRLAAEITPDPNIDASAEVLLPAEVPSIAWDETALLLWQAPLPTGAPNAELRKRLESFLDRGGRVIFFPPANPDPKAELFGVSYAPWTDLKDDVSIATWRGEADLLGKTLAGASLPVGKLKVHRLAALSGETTPLAKLSNDEPVLVRVPTPRGGVYFCGTTPAGKDSTLSSDGVVLYVMIQRALVDGAASLANTGRLDAGTVDAELAANWKRLQGPDNSLSTEHAFTAGVYADGDRFNAINRSAGEDATDTLKESQIDDLFQGLVLERVNQTAGESNSLVDEVWRAFLILMLIAMIGEAILCLPRQSAQAASPSVGGATA, encoded by the coding sequence ATGAGCTTTCTTCAACCCTGGATGCTGTTTGCCCTGCCGATCGCCCTGCTACCGATCATCATTCATTTGATCAACCAGCGTCGTTATCAAACGACGCAGTGGGCCGCGATGATGTTTCTGCTGGCCGCAAACCGGATGAATCGTGGCTACGCTCGCATTCGACAATGGGCCATCCTGGCGTTGCGAACGCTGGTGTTGCTGGCCTTGATCATCGCCATCGGCCGACCACTCGCCAGCGGTTCACTGGGTGGTGGATTGGTCAGCTCGCTCTCAGGAGGTTCGTCCGCGAACACGATCGTGTTGCTGGATCGTTCGCCTTCCATGAACGCCAATGCAGCGGGCGACTCGCGAACCAAACTCGAAGCCGGCGTCGCTCAAATTGCGGAAACGCTGCAAACACTCGGTGCAGGCCGAGTCCTGCTGATCGACAGCAACACCGTCGCGGCATCGGACTCCTCTCCGGCTCGAGAACTGGCGTCGCCCGAGGAACTGCTGGACCTCCCTCAGACCGGACCATCCGATGCATCGGCGGACATCCCGGCGATGATGTTGGCGGCACTGGACACCATCCAAGCCAACTCGATGGGGCAAACCGACGTGTGGATTTGCTCCGACGCTCGTGAGCATGATTGGCAATCACGAGACGGGCGTTGGCCCACGCTTCGCGATGCACTGGCCCAATTCGGACGCCGAGTTCGTTTCCGATTGCTGACCGTCGCCGGAACGGACCAGCCCAACCGATCAATCCGCATCGACGACATCGCTCTGCGAACCGAAGGCGATGAGCGAGTGCTGACGCTGTCAGGAAAACTTCAAAGCGATTCTGAAGACAGCGACACATCGAACACACCGGCGAACACATCCATCCGGATGGATCTCGATGGAGCCGAATCGATTGTCGAGCTGCCACTTGATTCTGGTTCAGGTGAATTCACGGACTTGCGAGTCCCCTTGGACCGCGAGCAAGAACGCGGACTCGGGCACGTGTCTTTGCCCGCCGACGGCAACAACGCTGACAACACGTACTACTTTGTCTTCGACCAGCCACCGCCTCGAAAAACAGTGGTGGTGTCTTCAAATGAAGACGTTGCCAACGTGCTGCGATTGGCCGCCGAGATCACGCCCGACCCAAACATTGACGCATCCGCCGAGGTCCTCCTGCCCGCCGAAGTTCCATCGATCGCCTGGGACGAAACCGCACTCTTGCTTTGGCAAGCCCCGCTGCCCACCGGTGCTCCCAATGCCGAGCTTCGCAAACGCTTGGAATCATTCTTGGACCGCGGCGGCCGAGTGATCTTCTTCCCTCCCGCCAACCCGGATCCCAAGGCAGAATTGTTCGGCGTCTCATATGCTCCCTGGACGGACCTGAAAGACGACGTGTCCATCGCGACTTGGCGAGGCGAAGCGGATTTGCTCGGCAAGACATTGGCGGGAGCCTCCCTGCCAGTTGGAAAGCTGAAGGTGCATCGCCTCGCAGCACTCTCTGGCGAAACCACCCCGCTGGCCAAGCTGTCCAACGACGAACCAGTCTTGGTCCGAGTCCCCACGCCACGCGGCGGCGTTTACTTCTGCGGCACAACACCGGCCGGCAAGGATTCGACTCTTTCGTCCGACGGTGTGGTGTTGTACGTGATGATCCAGCGAGCCTTGGTCGACGGTGCCGCTTCGCTCGCCAACACCGGTCGCCTGGACGCCGGAACCGTTGATGCAGAACTGGCGGCGAACTGGAAACGACTGCAAGGTCCTGACAATTCACTGTCCACCGAACATGCTTTCACCGCAGGGGTCTACGCCGACGGCGATCGCTTCAACGCCATCAATCGCTCGGCAGGCGAAGACGCCACCGACACGCTGAAAGAATCTCAGATCGATGACCTCTTTCAAGGCTTGGTGTTGGAACGCGTCAACCAAACCGCGGGCGAATCCAATTCCTTGGTCGACGAAGTCTGGCGAGCGTTTCTGATTCTGATGCTGATCGCCATGATCGGTGAAGCCATCTTGTGTTTGCCGCGGCAATCCGCCCAAGCGGCCTCCCCATCCGTCGGAGGTGCCACGGCATGA
- a CDS encoding prenyltransferase/squalene oxidase repeat-containing protein, with protein sequence MRSQTVVALLASLVIGTLFSTSAKAQFPTAQLGDVVPRDVREMYEKGLQYLAKSQNESGDWSGGSYAGPGVTGMAVMTFLASGEDPNYGIYSTNIRRGLISIVNSQDPNSGILGGNSGPGGHASMYNHGFATLALAEAYGVVNERLLTTGGKKIDRSLGEALELAVRGAVTSQKKNSYGGWRYGADAKDADTSVSGAVMVGLLAARNAGVKVPDEAIDRGVAYFKSMTSPAGQVAYAGLGGFDNSTPRISIGCLVYAVSRRKDMPEFKATLTALTNQMDTSGGSYKSYGNYYQAQALFQGDVEAWEKWNKDLIRQLKASQNDDGSFSGNFGPTVETSLSLLAMALNFRFLPIYER encoded by the coding sequence ATGAGATCCCAAACGGTCGTCGCTTTGCTCGCATCGCTGGTGATCGGAACGCTTTTTTCCACATCCGCCAAAGCCCAATTCCCAACCGCACAGCTTGGCGATGTGGTCCCGCGTGACGTGCGTGAGATGTATGAAAAAGGCCTGCAATACCTCGCCAAGTCACAAAACGAATCCGGCGATTGGTCCGGAGGATCCTACGCGGGCCCCGGCGTGACCGGGATGGCCGTGATGACATTCCTGGCCTCCGGGGAAGACCCCAATTACGGCATCTACAGCACGAACATCCGCCGCGGGTTGATCAGCATTGTCAACTCGCAAGACCCCAACTCCGGCATCCTGGGTGGCAACAGCGGGCCCGGTGGGCACGCCAGCATGTACAACCACGGTTTCGCGACCTTGGCCCTCGCCGAAGCCTATGGCGTCGTCAACGAACGTCTGCTCACCACCGGCGGCAAGAAAATCGACCGCTCGCTCGGCGAGGCCCTGGAACTCGCTGTCCGCGGCGCAGTGACCTCCCAAAAGAAGAACTCCTACGGTGGCTGGCGATATGGAGCGGATGCCAAGGACGCCGACACCTCCGTCAGTGGTGCTGTCATGGTCGGATTGTTGGCGGCTCGAAACGCTGGCGTCAAAGTTCCTGACGAAGCAATCGATCGAGGCGTGGCCTACTTCAAATCCATGACCAGCCCGGCAGGACAAGTCGCTTACGCGGGACTGGGTGGGTTTGACAATTCGACACCGCGAATTTCGATTGGGTGTTTGGTCTATGCCGTCTCACGTCGAAAAGATATGCCGGAATTCAAAGCAACCCTCACCGCCCTGACCAATCAAATGGACACCTCCGGTGGCTCTTACAAGAGCTATGGCAACTACTACCAAGCCCAGGCGTTGTTTCAGGGCGATGTCGAAGCTTGGGAAAAATGGAACAAGGATTTGATCCGTCAACTGAAAGCTAGCCAAAACGACGACGGCAGCTTTTCAGGCAACTTTGGCCCCACCGTTGAAACCTCTTTGTCGCTCTTGGCGATGGCGCTCAACTTCCGTTTCCTGCCGATCTACGAACGATGA
- a CDS encoding membrane protein: protein MIETHSLSFAWTPWTIAIAVVAIVLTLVVGFLACWRNHFRKATVLLEALRLIVVVIAAILLGGPEWVEQYVPDDKPVVAVLYDDSGSMQTRDVVQSEPQTREEAIASLTQMDAWKSLESRAEVVIEPFAETKPDPNNPNRINPISNPAGVTPGEPAEFAEEKGTDLSSPLLDVVRKHQHLLGVVLASDGDWNQGDAPVRAAGRLRSMGIPVFTVPVGSEERLPDVELLSFDVPTFAIGGKKVRIPFSIESSLPRDHAATVTMTTSKGEAITKDIRIAAMGRTNDSVDWEPEDLGDETLTLTISKHPNELLDDNNEIAAPISIREEKLRVLVIESVPRWEYRYLRNALSRDPGVEVSCLLFHPGLDARGGGNADYIATFPDTKEELSKYDVVFLGDVGLDDDQLTFEQCEWLHGLVEQQASGLVFIPGWEGRQFSLQETPLKDLLPVTLDEGQPGGWGSRTAQHFELTQLGRRSLLTKLADTADDNLEVWGNLPGFQWYAPVLAAKPGSETLLVHQEVSNRFGRLPLLVTRTYGAGKVLFMGTDGAWRWRKGVEDLYHYRFWGQVVRWMAYRRNMAQGETMRLYYSPEQPQVRQTVSVNANVMEASGEPLSGGDVTLQIVAPSGRSQTIQLQSSGEAWGAFAGRFTPEEPGEHKLTLFCKQTGDSLQTTVFAQGVALERIGKPARPDVMQEIARVTNGQVFTVDRVEDVIAWLSAMPDRPPSIRRIALWSHPAIVGGFIALLALFWIGRKGVGLI from the coding sequence ATGATCGAAACCCATTCGCTCTCGTTTGCTTGGACGCCGTGGACCATCGCGATCGCGGTGGTGGCAATTGTGTTGACGCTCGTGGTTGGATTCCTGGCATGCTGGCGGAACCATTTCCGCAAAGCGACCGTGCTGCTGGAAGCGTTGCGTTTGATCGTGGTTGTGATCGCCGCGATCTTGCTGGGCGGTCCCGAATGGGTCGAACAGTACGTCCCTGATGACAAACCCGTCGTCGCGGTGCTGTACGACGATTCCGGCAGCATGCAAACACGGGACGTGGTGCAGTCCGAACCTCAAACCCGCGAAGAAGCCATCGCATCGCTAACGCAAATGGATGCTTGGAAGTCGCTCGAGTCACGCGCCGAAGTGGTCATCGAACCTTTCGCCGAAACCAAACCAGACCCCAACAATCCCAACCGCATCAATCCAATCTCCAACCCCGCCGGAGTCACCCCTGGTGAGCCCGCTGAGTTCGCGGAAGAGAAAGGCACCGACCTTTCCAGTCCATTGCTGGACGTCGTCCGCAAGCACCAGCATTTGCTTGGTGTCGTGTTGGCATCCGATGGCGACTGGAACCAAGGCGACGCGCCCGTGCGTGCCGCGGGACGTCTGCGATCGATGGGCATTCCCGTGTTCACCGTTCCCGTTGGCAGCGAAGAACGTTTGCCCGATGTCGAACTGCTCAGCTTCGATGTGCCAACGTTTGCAATCGGCGGCAAGAAAGTTCGCATCCCATTTTCGATCGAAAGTTCGCTGCCGCGAGACCACGCCGCGACGGTCACCATGACCACCTCGAAAGGTGAGGCGATCACCAAGGACATTCGCATCGCCGCGATGGGCCGCACCAACGATTCAGTCGACTGGGAACCAGAAGACCTCGGCGATGAAACGCTGACGCTGACGATCAGCAAACATCCCAACGAACTGCTCGATGACAACAACGAGATCGCCGCCCCGATCTCGATTCGAGAAGAGAAACTTCGAGTGCTGGTGATTGAATCGGTGCCTCGCTGGGAATACCGCTATCTACGAAACGCTTTGTCGCGAGACCCCGGTGTCGAGGTTTCGTGCTTGCTCTTTCACCCGGGCCTCGACGCTCGCGGCGGAGGCAACGCCGATTACATCGCGACCTTCCCGGACACCAAAGAAGAGCTATCGAAGTACGACGTCGTGTTCCTCGGCGACGTGGGCTTGGACGACGATCAACTGACGTTCGAACAATGCGAGTGGCTGCATGGCTTGGTCGAACAACAAGCCAGCGGTCTCGTCTTCATTCCCGGTTGGGAAGGCCGCCAGTTCAGCTTGCAGGAAACACCCCTGAAAGATCTGTTGCCAGTCACGCTCGATGAAGGCCAACCGGGCGGCTGGGGATCACGCACCGCGCAGCACTTCGAACTCACACAACTGGGTCGTCGCAGTTTGCTGACCAAACTCGCTGACACCGCCGACGACAACTTAGAAGTCTGGGGCAACCTGCCTGGCTTCCAGTGGTACGCCCCAGTGCTGGCCGCGAAACCGGGGTCGGAAACGCTGCTCGTTCACCAAGAGGTCAGCAACCGATTCGGCCGTCTGCCGCTGCTGGTAACGCGAACGTATGGGGCGGGCAAAGTTCTGTTCATGGGAACCGACGGTGCTTGGCGTTGGCGAAAAGGCGTCGAGGACTTGTACCACTATCGGTTCTGGGGCCAAGTCGTTCGCTGGATGGCGTATCGCCGGAACATGGCTCAGGGCGAAACGATGCGGCTGTATTACTCACCCGAACAACCACAGGTCCGCCAAACGGTCAGCGTCAACGCAAACGTGATGGAAGCCAGTGGCGAACCGCTTTCCGGTGGTGACGTGACGCTGCAAATCGTGGCTCCGTCGGGCCGTTCACAAACGATTCAATTGCAATCCTCGGGTGAAGCCTGGGGTGCGTTTGCCGGCCGCTTCACACCGGAAGAACCCGGCGAACACAAGTTGACTTTGTTTTGCAAACAAACCGGTGACTCATTGCAGACCACGGTGTTTGCTCAAGGAGTCGCCTTGGAACGAATTGGAAAACCAGCTCGCCCGGACGTGATGCAAGAGATCGCTCGCGTCACCAATGGGCAAGTCTTCACCGTCGATCGAGTGGAAGACGTGATCGCGTGGCTGTCCGCCATGCCCGATCGTCCGCCTTCGATTCGTCGCATCGCACTTTGGAGTCACCCGGCAATCGTCGGTGGATTCATCGCTCTGTTGGCATTGTTTTGGATCGGTCGCAAGGGAGTCGGATTGATATGA